From the Deinococcus multiflagellatus genome, the window TTGTCCTTCAACTCAAAGTTGTCGGATTTTTCAGTGAGATCAAACAACCACATCATGCCGTTCGCCAGCTCGCCGTAGAACCTTTCACGTGCCTGTACGGCGTTCGCAGCGAGGTACGAATGTTGGAGCTCGATCACGACCTTGTGACGGGTCTGAATGTCAGCACGGTGGCCTACGGCGTCTCCAGGCTTCCGGATGGTGACCTCATCCTGAGATTGAGAGGCGGTAAACCGTGCCTTCCACTCGCGGTGCCAGGGACCTTCATTTTCAGACCATGTATCGCAATCCTCGACATTCAGGTGCCGCCAATACCGCCGGATCGCCCCGTAGCAGCCCTGCACGTCAGCGTCACAGCATTCACAACGGCCAATCTTGCCTGATATGGCTTCCACGCGTTCACCGTTGTACCAGGCGTAGCGCACCGTTTAACCGCCCCCACGGGAGAGGGTCAGAATGTTGCTTTCCCAATTTCGCCCGCGCCCCGGTCCCATCGCCATACGACACGCTAACACTGTCCCACCCACCGCGCAGCCCAAAACGGCTGATTTTGCCTGACTGCTCACGACAACAAAAAAGCCCCCTGTACCACGCGGTCACGTGGTACAGGGGGCTCTGTCGTAAGTTGGCCGTGTTTGCTTGCGCCCTGGCCCCTCCGCTTCAACCGTCGCAGCTGGAGCATCGCGGACCAGGCTGAGTCAGGGCCTGCGGCGACGGCGCATGTTGTCCGATAGTCAGCACCCGACGAACTGGCCACCCTGCAGCCAGCCGTGCCAGCCGCACTGCCCCTCGCCGTTGTGCCACAGGCTGGGCTGCAGGGTCAGGTCGCCCGTCTCCACGCTGCCTGAGACCACGCGGTGCCCGGCGTGGTACACCTGCCC encodes:
- a CDS encoding competence protein CoiA family protein encodes the protein MRYAWYNGERVEAISGKIGRCECCDADVQGCYGAIRRYWRHLNVEDCDTWSENEGPWHREWKARFTASQSQDEVTIRKPGDAVGHRADIQTRHKVVIELQHSYLAANAVQARERFYGELANGMMWLFDLTEKSDNFELKD
- a CDS encoding DUF6527 family protein — protein: MSIDRPAPLPMTPGLPYAEGAVPGTIQTCGAAHVYLCPCGCGQVYHAGHRVVSGSVETGDLTLQPSLWHNGEGQCGWHGWLQGGQFVGC